The Myxococcota bacterium genome has a segment encoding these proteins:
- a CDS encoding sigma 54-interacting transcriptional regulator, with product MAAPHDALALEAPRFEALAAHSGALARLLDAAAAVAHSRHPILLQGEAGTGKRWLAHALHERGPAPARPFLAIDCASDPDAPLAALLDAPTDAPAPATLLLEHVDRLSRAGQASLAHEIEDAPRAARIAGAPAPPLARARLVCTSERPLAAAALAGRFRTDLYYALSVVTLEHPALRELANDLPALAAALLARHAHGRALRLAPRALAALAAQRWSGNLRELDRALAASSARASDGLVDVADLDLPPADPDGALAHRLAGAAALVERTAAFELPLRAIEDLYVRATLARFRGNKSRAARVLGVNRTTLYRRGE from the coding sequence GTGGCGGCTCCGCACGACGCACTCGCGCTGGAAGCGCCGCGCTTCGAAGCCCTCGCGGCGCACAGCGGTGCGCTCGCCCGCCTGCTCGACGCGGCCGCGGCCGTCGCGCACTCGCGCCACCCCATCCTCCTGCAGGGCGAGGCGGGCACGGGCAAGCGCTGGCTCGCGCACGCGCTCCACGAGCGCGGACCGGCACCGGCGCGCCCCTTCCTGGCGATCGACTGCGCGAGCGACCCCGACGCGCCGCTCGCCGCGCTGCTCGACGCACCGACCGACGCCCCCGCGCCCGCGACGCTGCTCCTCGAGCACGTCGACCGCCTGTCGCGCGCGGGACAGGCGTCGCTCGCGCACGAGATCGAGGACGCGCCGCGCGCCGCGCGCATCGCGGGCGCGCCGGCCCCGCCGCTCGCGCGCGCGCGCCTCGTGTGCACGAGCGAGCGACCGCTCGCGGCGGCCGCGCTCGCCGGCCGCTTCCGCACCGATCTCTACTACGCGCTGAGCGTCGTGACGCTCGAGCACCCGGCGCTGCGCGAGCTCGCGAACGACCTGCCCGCGCTCGCCGCCGCGCTCCTCGCGCGCCACGCCCACGGCCGCGCGCTGCGCCTCGCACCGCGCGCGCTCGCGGCTCTCGCCGCGCAGCGCTGGTCGGGCAACCTGCGCGAGCTGGATCGCGCGCTCGCGGCCTCGAGCGCGCGTGCCTCCGACGGCCTCGTCGACGTCGCCGACCTCGACCTCCCGCCGGCCGACCCCGACGGCGCGCTCGCGCACCGCCTCGCCGGCGCGGCTGCGCTCGTCGAGCGGACCGCCGCGTTCGAGCTTCCGCTGCGCGCGATCGAGGACCTCTACGTGCGCGCGACGCTCGCGCGCTTCCGCGGCAACAAGTCGCGCGCGGCGCGCGTCCTCGGCGTGAACCGCACGACCCTCTACCGCCGCGGCGAGTGA
- a CDS encoding alpha/beta fold hydrolase, translating to MTPAPIDVELAGFDGTRLRGELHRPRGDAPFPAVVMTHGFSATAAMGLAPFARALCDAGIAVLVYDHRNLGRSDGEPRGEINPWAQMRDQRRALDWLAAREDVDAARLGVWGTSFSGGEALILAACDRRVRAVVANVPFAALAPSYPDADARFAATRDALLDESDDALSVRARVRTGPIAVVVEPGREMRAYLPQPESTEWFLASGARAGAGWRNEVDVVNAFGTDPSFDPGPCVEHVAPTPVLFVVASEDRLAATALALAAFERAREPKRLVVIEGHHFAPYAGEALEVASGAARDHFVAHL from the coding sequence GTGACACCGGCCCCGATCGACGTCGAGCTCGCCGGCTTCGACGGCACCCGCCTTCGCGGCGAGCTCCACCGGCCGCGCGGCGACGCGCCGTTCCCGGCCGTCGTGATGACGCACGGGTTCTCGGCGACCGCGGCGATGGGGCTCGCCCCGTTCGCGCGCGCGCTGTGCGACGCCGGCATCGCGGTGCTGGTCTACGACCACCGCAACCTCGGGCGCAGCGATGGCGAGCCGCGCGGCGAGATCAACCCCTGGGCACAGATGCGCGACCAGCGGCGCGCGCTCGACTGGCTCGCCGCGCGCGAGGACGTCGACGCCGCACGCCTCGGCGTCTGGGGAACGAGCTTCAGCGGCGGCGAGGCGCTGATCCTCGCGGCGTGCGACCGGCGCGTGCGCGCCGTCGTCGCGAACGTGCCGTTCGCGGCGCTCGCGCCGTCGTACCCCGACGCCGACGCGCGCTTCGCGGCGACCCGCGACGCGCTGCTCGACGAGAGCGACGACGCCCTCTCCGTCCGCGCGCGCGTGCGCACGGGGCCGATCGCCGTCGTCGTCGAGCCCGGCCGCGAGATGCGCGCCTATCTTCCGCAGCCCGAGTCGACCGAGTGGTTCCTCGCGAGCGGCGCGCGCGCCGGCGCGGGCTGGCGCAACGAGGTCGACGTCGTGAACGCGTTCGGGACCGACCCCTCGTTCGACCCCGGCCCGTGCGTCGAGCACGTCGCGCCGACGCCGGTGCTGTTCGTGGTGGCGAGCGAGGACCGCCTCGCCGCGACCGCGCTCGCACTCGCCGCCTTCGAGCGGGCGCGCGAGCCGAAGCGGCTCGTCGTGATCGAGGGCCACCACTTCGCGCCCTACGCGGGCGAGGCGCTCGAGGTCGCGTCGGGCGCGGCCCGCGACCACTTCGTCGCGCATCTCTGA
- a CDS encoding DUF3313 family protein, whose translation MRLDLRRTPDGLVEYERPLRGTLYLAPSHGISLHHAYLLSQVVLSYESDSLRLFDSEEQRIREHVAEGFTQRLRDRGVRVVDEAGPCTLSMGIGVVDIAVHPGTENTQSTNMLASWGALTLVVDLRDAATGEPLARYGRRLALPGGIQWQDGHPPWKDVQRVLDKLLGDTRRVMTDLVPTTGVPDPACAPPAAAPPERDAPAATAPAAAASRARA comes from the coding sequence ATGCGCCTCGACCTGCGCAGGACGCCCGACGGCCTCGTCGAGTACGAGCGACCGCTCCGCGGCACGCTCTACCTCGCTCCGTCGCACGGCATCTCGCTCCACCACGCCTACCTGCTCTCGCAGGTCGTGCTGAGCTACGAGAGCGACTCGCTGCGCCTGTTCGACAGCGAGGAGCAGCGCATTCGCGAGCACGTCGCCGAGGGCTTCACGCAGCGCCTGCGCGACCGCGGCGTGCGCGTCGTCGACGAGGCGGGCCCGTGCACGCTGTCGATGGGCATCGGCGTCGTCGACATCGCCGTGCATCCCGGCACCGAGAACACGCAGTCGACCAACATGCTCGCGTCGTGGGGCGCGCTCACCCTCGTCGTCGACCTGCGCGATGCCGCGACGGGCGAGCCGCTCGCGCGCTACGGGCGGCGCCTCGCGCTGCCGGGCGGCATCCAGTGGCAGGACGGGCACCCGCCGTGGAAGGACGTGCAGCGCGTGCTCGACAAGCTGCTCGGCGACACGCGGCGCGTGATGACGGACCTCGTGCCGACGACGGGCGTCCCCGACCCGGCGTGTGCGCCCCCCGCCGCGGCGCCGCCCGAACGCGACGCGCCCGCGGCGACCGCGCCGGCCGCAGCCGCGAGCCGCGCGCGCGCGTGA
- a CDS encoding MBL fold metallo-hydrolase — protein MERAERGDERAGRRTWRIGDATITRILESVAPVPPAGFFAEATPEAVARHASWLAPHFLDADGHFPLAIQGFVVESCGRRILVDTCMGDREVPAFPDLAMGDAFVRDLAAAGFARDEIDVVLCTHLHFDHVGSNTMRAPDGSGRWIPTFPNARYLFARVEYEHWKGAEDAGFAATFGDAVEPVVEAGLAELVEVPHRVTDEVWLEPTPGHTPGHVAVHVASRGARAMITGDLTHHPIQWAEVDWKMAADSDSAQAAATRRRLLAEHADGDLLVIGTHYADPCSGRLVRTDAGFRFRASPR, from the coding sequence GTGGAGCGCGCGGAACGCGGCGACGAGCGAGCGGGTCGGCGGACGTGGCGCATCGGCGACGCGACGATCACGCGCATCCTCGAGAGCGTGGCGCCGGTGCCGCCGGCGGGCTTCTTCGCGGAGGCGACGCCCGAGGCCGTCGCGCGTCACGCGTCGTGGCTCGCGCCGCACTTCCTCGACGCCGACGGCCATTTCCCGCTCGCCATCCAGGGCTTCGTGGTCGAGTCGTGCGGCCGGCGCATCCTCGTCGACACCTGCATGGGCGACCGCGAGGTGCCCGCATTCCCCGACCTCGCCATGGGCGACGCGTTCGTGCGCGACCTCGCCGCCGCGGGCTTCGCGCGCGACGAGATCGACGTCGTCCTGTGCACGCACCTCCACTTCGACCACGTGGGCTCGAACACGATGCGCGCGCCCGACGGCAGCGGCCGCTGGATCCCGACCTTCCCGAACGCCCGCTACCTGTTCGCGCGCGTCGAGTACGAGCACTGGAAGGGCGCCGAGGACGCGGGCTTCGCGGCGACGTTCGGGGACGCCGTCGAGCCCGTCGTGGAGGCCGGCCTCGCGGAGCTCGTCGAGGTGCCGCACCGCGTGACCGACGAGGTCTGGCTCGAGCCCACGCCCGGCCACACGCCGGGCCACGTCGCCGTGCACGTCGCGTCGCGCGGTGCGCGCGCGATGATCACGGGCGACCTCACCCACCACCCGATCCAGTGGGCCGAGGTCGACTGGAAGATGGCCGCCGACAGCGACAGCGCGCAGGCCGCGGCGACGCGCCGGCGCCTGCTCGCCGAGCACGCGGACGGCGACCTGCTCGTGATCGGGACGCACTACGCCGACCCGTGCTCGGGCCGACTCGTCCGCACCGACGCGGGCTTCCGCTTCCGCGCGAGCCCTCGTTAG
- a CDS encoding TIGR03618 family F420-dependent PPOX class oxidoreductase, with the protein MPSRRDMIRMSDAEVAAFIEGQKTLQLATIDKDGTPHLVAMWYGILDGKIVIETFEKSQKAVNLRRDPRLTCLLESGTEYNQLKGVQIKGRASLVTDPAEVVKCMKLVLARNHEMDEKTLELAAQHGAKKRVAAVIEPVKIVSWDHTKLDVAY; encoded by the coding sequence ATGCCCAGCCGACGAGACATGATCCGCATGAGCGACGCCGAGGTCGCCGCCTTCATCGAGGGGCAGAAGACGCTGCAGCTCGCGACCATCGACAAGGACGGCACCCCGCACCTCGTGGCGATGTGGTACGGCATCCTCGACGGGAAGATCGTGATCGAGACCTTCGAGAAATCGCAGAAGGCGGTGAACCTGCGGCGCGATCCGCGCCTCACGTGCCTGCTCGAGTCGGGCACGGAGTACAACCAGCTGAAGGGCGTGCAGATCAAGGGGCGCGCGTCGCTCGTGACCGACCCGGCCGAGGTCGTGAAGTGCATGAAGCTCGTGCTGGCGCGCAACCACGAGATGGACGAGAAGACGCTCGAGCTCGCGGCCCAGCACGGCGCGAAGAAGCGCGTCGCCGCGGTGATCGAGCCCGTGAAGATCGTGAGCTGGGACCACACCAAGCTCGACGTCGCCTACTGA
- a CDS encoding crotonase/enoyl-CoA hydratase family protein, which produces MDAPDASAPAPPEGRITTEVRGPLLLVGIDRVAKRNGFTPAMYDALADALTRLDEDDALRAGVVFAHGDHFTAGLDLPLWQERFARGDAGAPGAREPASRRVDPVALGRRCRKPIVTAVQGITYTLGIELMLAGDVAIAADDCRFSQLEPKRGIMASGGATMRFVERGGWGNAMYHLLLVDEFDAAEALRCGLVQEVVPAGAQRARAIELAERIAALAPLAVQATKASSLLYAKEGEDACASALAREQARLSRTDDAREGVASFVERREPVFRGR; this is translated from the coding sequence ATGGACGCTCCCGACGCCTCCGCTCCGGCGCCGCCGGAGGGGCGCATCACCACCGAGGTGCGCGGGCCGCTGCTGCTCGTCGGCATCGACCGCGTGGCCAAGCGCAACGGCTTCACGCCCGCGATGTACGACGCGCTCGCCGACGCGCTCACGCGGCTCGACGAGGACGACGCGCTGCGCGCGGGCGTCGTGTTCGCGCACGGCGACCACTTCACCGCCGGCCTCGACCTCCCGCTCTGGCAGGAGCGCTTCGCGAGAGGCGACGCGGGCGCGCCCGGCGCGCGCGAGCCCGCGAGCCGCCGCGTCGATCCGGTCGCGCTCGGCCGCCGCTGCCGCAAGCCCATCGTGACCGCCGTGCAGGGCATCACGTACACGCTCGGCATCGAGCTCATGCTCGCGGGCGACGTCGCGATCGCGGCCGACGACTGCCGCTTCAGCCAGCTCGAGCCGAAGCGCGGGATCATGGCGAGCGGCGGCGCGACGATGCGCTTCGTCGAGCGCGGCGGGTGGGGCAACGCGATGTACCACCTGCTGCTCGTCGACGAGTTCGACGCCGCGGAGGCACTGCGCTGCGGGCTCGTGCAGGAGGTCGTGCCGGCCGGCGCGCAGCGCGCGCGCGCGATCGAGCTGGCCGAGCGCATCGCGGCGCTCGCGCCGCTCGCCGTGCAGGCGACGAAGGCGAGCTCGCTCCTGTACGCGAAGGAGGGCGAGGACGCCTGCGCGAGCGCGCTCGCGCGCGAGCAGGCGCGCCTGTCGCGCACCGACGACGCGCGCGAGGGCGTGGCCTCCTTCGTCGAGCGGCGCGAGCCGGTCTTCCGGGGGCGCTAG
- a CDS encoding thioesterase family protein: protein MSDREATPPSYPPARHFMRDLRVVFERRDGVREMRVPLVPELLSDAGTLDLGVATTLLDMLGGGDAVAAAQPDWAVTSDITAHLAGGVRGGVLVGTSRVLRAGRNTMVLEARIAAEGDARPVALAHLGFTRVLRRDDTPRFLAEPPARTEFGGAGDGFEAPWYAQLGVREVDARAGVLDCPVADYQRNSLRAMQGGVVVGLAAKAAEMAARAHAGRPLVACDVAAHYLAMSKVGPIRSAVEILRATADTAVARVELRDAGHEDRLCVVAIVGVAPAPEALR from the coding sequence GTGTCGGATCGCGAAGCGACGCCCCCGAGCTATCCGCCCGCGCGCCACTTCATGCGCGACCTGCGCGTCGTGTTCGAGCGCCGCGACGGCGTGCGCGAGATGCGCGTGCCCCTCGTGCCCGAGCTGCTCTCCGACGCCGGCACGCTCGACCTCGGCGTCGCGACGACGCTGCTCGACATGCTCGGCGGGGGCGACGCGGTCGCGGCCGCGCAGCCCGACTGGGCCGTCACGTCCGACATCACGGCCCACCTCGCGGGCGGCGTGCGCGGAGGCGTGCTCGTCGGCACGAGCCGCGTGCTGCGCGCCGGCCGCAACACGATGGTGCTCGAGGCGCGGATCGCGGCGGAGGGCGATGCGCGTCCCGTCGCGCTCGCGCACCTCGGCTTCACGCGCGTCCTGCGCCGCGACGACACGCCGCGCTTCCTGGCCGAGCCGCCGGCGCGCACGGAGTTCGGCGGCGCGGGCGACGGCTTCGAGGCGCCCTGGTACGCGCAGCTCGGCGTCCGCGAGGTCGACGCGCGGGCGGGCGTGCTCGACTGCCCGGTCGCGGACTATCAACGCAACAGCCTGCGCGCGATGCAGGGGGGCGTCGTCGTCGGGCTCGCCGCGAAGGCGGCGGAGATGGCGGCGCGCGCGCACGCGGGGCGCCCGCTCGTCGCGTGCGACGTCGCCGCGCACTACCTCGCGATGTCGAAGGTCGGGCCGATCCGCTCCGCGGTCGAGATCCTGCGCGCGACCGCCGACACCGCGGTCGCGCGGGTCGAGCTGCGCGACGCGGGGCACGAGGATCGGCTGTGCGTGGTCGCGATCGTCGGCGTCGCGCCCGCGCCCGAGGCCCTTCGCTAG
- a CDS encoding 3-keto-5-aminohexanoate cleavage protein, which produces MAARSSDAPVVIEVALNGATRPEVNANAPQTQERLVEDALACIEAGASIVHTHAPDITKGGREGAELYLAHFRPVLERHPDVVLYPTLVFAAAIEEKTSHIPFLAEAMRLRMGFVDPGSLNLGPTDDDGVPSPMGIVYANSFGDIAYKLALCERLGLGPGMAIFEPGFLRAAMAYAKAGRMPRGAFLRFYLGGAASYRGAGRTDLLFGLPATPASVDTYVDMLEAEGLAIPWSVAVVSGNTLDGGVAERALERGGHLRVGLEDYAGAHRASNVELVREAAARVRAAGRRVARPDEVGSLLDLPR; this is translated from the coding sequence ATGGCCGCACGCTCTTCCGACGCGCCCGTCGTGATCGAGGTCGCGCTCAACGGCGCGACCCGCCCGGAAGTGAACGCGAACGCGCCGCAGACACAGGAGCGCCTCGTCGAGGATGCGCTCGCGTGCATCGAGGCCGGCGCGTCGATCGTGCACACGCACGCGCCCGACATCACGAAGGGCGGCCGCGAGGGCGCGGAGCTCTACCTCGCGCACTTCCGCCCCGTGCTGGAGCGCCACCCCGACGTCGTGCTCTACCCGACGCTCGTGTTCGCGGCGGCGATCGAGGAGAAGACGAGCCACATCCCGTTCCTCGCCGAGGCGATGCGCCTGCGCATGGGCTTCGTCGACCCGGGCTCGCTCAACCTCGGGCCGACCGACGACGACGGCGTCCCGTCGCCGATGGGCATCGTCTACGCGAACTCGTTCGGCGACATCGCGTACAAGCTCGCGCTCTGCGAACGGCTCGGCCTCGGGCCCGGCATGGCGATCTTCGAGCCGGGGTTCCTGCGCGCGGCGATGGCGTACGCGAAGGCGGGGCGCATGCCGCGCGGCGCGTTCCTCCGCTTCTACCTCGGCGGCGCGGCGAGCTACCGCGGCGCGGGGCGGACCGATCTCCTGTTCGGCCTGCCCGCGACGCCGGCGAGCGTCGACACCTACGTCGACATGCTCGAGGCGGAGGGGCTCGCGATCCCGTGGTCGGTGGCGGTCGTCTCGGGAAACACGCTCGACGGCGGCGTCGCCGAGCGCGCGCTCGAGCGCGGCGGGCACCTGCGGGTCGGGCTCGAGGACTACGCCGGAGCCCATCGCGCGTCGAACGTCGAGCTCGTGCGCGAGGCGGCCGCGCGCGTGCGCGCGGCCGGGCGCCGCGTCGCGCGCCCCGACGAGGTCGGATCGCTGCTCGACCTTCCTCGTTAG
- a CDS encoding DUF3604 domain-containing protein, translating to MLRSVLRWGLGIAVVGAVVVLALFVVAGEGWFGSHEGPGTIRGGRVAPALVEARGRASFDAARGIGVAQPKQILFGDLHVHTTVSFDAFMTSVPMLGGEGTHPQADACDFARHCSALDFWSINDHAAAITRRNWRETVESIRACNAIAGDPASPDTVAFLGWEWTQVGTTPEDHWGHKNVVLRGLDDDAIPSRPIAARTVAELNLEMAPSVWRRGALSLFGGHDRYDDVARYFAERADAALCDPATPVREQPPGCIETAADPHELFAKLDDWGVDSIVIPHGTTWGMYTPAASDWKKQITPAQHDPARQTLIEIYSGHGNSEEYRTWREVDVQADGSVRCPEARPDYLPRCQRAGEIVRERCMEDGGDASECDARAAEARQLAADAGGQAHLTVPGYDPSEWLDAGQCRDCSVPAFNYRPGGAAQYVLALSHFEPAPAGGAPAAPPLRARMGFIASSDNHKARPGTGFKEVRREAFTESRSNPRPEGLLAGVFRRPETARASRAVPFDRATTSLRGFQLFEMERQASYFMTGGLVAVHADGRDRDAIWEAFERREVYGTTGPRILLWFELLNAPGSRGRALPMGGAVELDAPPIFQARAVGSFEQEPGCPDEAFEALGEDGVARVCGGECYFPSDERRRITRIEVVRVRPQATPDEPVAPLIEDPWRVFECEPDDAGCSVVFTDPDYVRGRRDAVYYVRAIEEPTPTINAGGVRCARDAEGACTGVDLCGLDGNASDDCLAPAEPKAWSSPIYVDWPRG from the coding sequence GTGCTGCGTTCGGTGCTTCGGTGGGGGCTCGGCATCGCGGTCGTCGGCGCGGTCGTCGTGCTCGCGCTGTTCGTCGTCGCCGGCGAGGGCTGGTTCGGCAGCCACGAAGGGCCGGGAACGATCCGCGGCGGGCGCGTCGCGCCCGCGCTCGTCGAGGCGCGCGGCCGGGCGTCGTTCGACGCGGCGCGCGGAATCGGCGTCGCGCAGCCGAAGCAGATCCTGTTCGGCGACCTCCACGTCCACACGACCGTCTCGTTCGACGCGTTCATGACGAGCGTCCCGATGCTGGGCGGGGAGGGCACGCACCCGCAGGCCGACGCGTGCGACTTCGCCCGCCACTGCTCGGCCCTCGACTTCTGGTCGATCAACGATCACGCGGCCGCCATCACGCGCCGCAACTGGCGCGAGACGGTCGAGTCGATCCGCGCGTGCAACGCGATCGCGGGCGACCCGGCGAGCCCCGACACGGTCGCCTTCCTCGGCTGGGAGTGGACGCAGGTCGGCACGACGCCGGAGGACCACTGGGGCCACAAGAACGTCGTGCTGCGCGGGCTCGACGACGACGCGATCCCGTCGCGCCCGATCGCGGCGCGCACGGTCGCCGAGCTGAACCTCGAGATGGCGCCGAGCGTGTGGCGGCGCGGCGCGCTCTCGCTCTTCGGCGGCCACGATCGCTACGACGACGTCGCGCGCTACTTCGCGGAGCGCGCCGACGCCGCGCTCTGCGACCCGGCGACGCCGGTGCGCGAGCAGCCGCCGGGCTGCATCGAGACGGCGGCCGACCCGCACGAGCTGTTCGCGAAGCTCGACGACTGGGGCGTCGACTCGATCGTGATCCCGCACGGCACGACGTGGGGCATGTACACGCCCGCGGCGTCGGACTGGAAGAAGCAGATCACGCCCGCGCAGCACGATCCGGCGCGCCAGACGCTGATCGAGATCTACTCGGGCCACGGCAACTCGGAGGAGTACCGGACGTGGCGCGAGGTCGACGTGCAGGCCGACGGGAGCGTGCGCTGCCCCGAAGCGAGGCCGGACTACCTCCCGCGCTGCCAGCGCGCCGGCGAGATCGTGCGCGAGCGCTGCATGGAGGACGGCGGCGACGCCTCCGAGTGCGACGCGCGCGCGGCCGAGGCGCGCCAGCTCGCGGCCGACGCGGGCGGCCAGGCGCACCTCACGGTGCCGGGCTACGACCCGAGCGAGTGGCTCGACGCCGGCCAGTGCCGCGACTGCAGCGTGCCGGCCTTCAACTACCGTCCGGGCGGCGCCGCGCAGTACGTCCTCGCGCTCTCGCACTTCGAGCCCGCGCCGGCGGGCGGTGCGCCGGCCGCACCGCCGCTGCGCGCGCGCATGGGCTTCATCGCGTCGAGCGACAACCACAAGGCGCGCCCCGGCACCGGCTTCAAGGAGGTGCGGCGCGAGGCCTTCACCGAATCGCGCTCGAACCCGCGCCCGGAAGGCCTGCTCGCCGGCGTGTTCCGCCGTCCCGAGACGGCGCGCGCGTCGCGCGCAGTGCCGTTCGACCGCGCGACGACGTCGCTGCGCGGCTTCCAGCTCTTCGAGATGGAGCGCCAGGCGTCCTACTTCATGACGGGTGGCCTCGTCGCCGTGCACGCCGACGGGCGCGATCGCGACGCGATCTGGGAGGCGTTCGAGCGGCGCGAGGTCTACGGCACCACGGGCCCGCGCATCCTCCTCTGGTTCGAGCTGCTGAACGCGCCCGGCTCGCGCGGGCGCGCGCTCCCGATGGGGGGCGCGGTCGAGCTCGACGCGCCGCCGATCTTCCAGGCGCGCGCCGTCGGCTCGTTCGAGCAGGAGCCCGGCTGTCCCGACGAGGCGTTCGAGGCGCTCGGCGAAGACGGCGTCGCGCGCGTGTGCGGGGGCGAGTGCTACTTCCCGAGCGACGAGCGGCGCCGCATCACGCGCATCGAGGTCGTGCGCGTGCGGCCGCAGGCGACGCCGGACGAGCCCGTCGCGCCGCTGATCGAGGACCCGTGGCGCGTGTTCGAGTGCGAGCCCGACGACGCGGGCTGCTCGGTCGTCTTCACCGACCCCGACTACGTGCGCGGCCGGCGCGACGCCGTGTACTACGTGCGCGCGATCGAGGAGCCCACGCCGACGATCAACGCGGGCGGCGTGCGCTGCGCGCGCGACGCCGAGGGCGCGTGCACGGGCGTCGACCTGTGCGGGCTCGACGGCAACGCGAGCGACGACTGTCTGGCGCCGGCCGAGCCGAAGGCCTGGTCGTCGCCGATCTACGTGGACTGGCCGCGAGGCTAG
- a CDS encoding amidohydrolase family protein: MYDILIRNAIVVDGTGRDRFPGEVAIRDGRIAAVGRPGELAAAEARETIDARGCALTPGWVDIHSHYDGQATWDPILSPSGEHGVTTVVMGNCGVGFAPAAPDRHDWLIQLMEGVEDIPGTALAEGIQWAWESFPEYLDALETHERILDVATQVPHGAVRAYVMGERGARNELATKRDIDAMAAIVREAIEAGALGFSTSRTTGHRARDGEPVPGTFAAEEELFAIGHEMRKLGKGLFEAAAAGAGGEDVPARTKEVEMFVRLSAEIGRPVSFAHLQVDTAPDDYLRILDVAERGRAVGADVTGQVAGRPFGILAGFQVFSPYSMRPAYQALEALPFEEKLARLREPAVRRAILAERPAPSDPIAAQFQNFAKYFEIGNPPNYEPGPELTIAARAAREGRDPDEVMYDAMLADDGRALLLMPLYNYSHGSCDAIYEMLHHPASRLGLSDGGAHCGMICDASIPTFLLTHWVRDRVRGPRVPLEWAVKIQTSETAALYGLLDRGTIEPGKLADLNLIDLDALALERPSVVHDLPAGGRRLLQNARGYVFTMKSGAIVMRDGVPTGARPGKLVRGTRPAPAAA, from the coding sequence GTGTACGACATCCTGATCCGCAACGCGATCGTGGTCGACGGAACGGGGCGCGACCGCTTCCCGGGCGAGGTCGCGATCCGCGACGGGCGCATCGCCGCGGTCGGACGTCCGGGCGAGCTCGCGGCGGCGGAGGCGCGCGAGACGATCGACGCGCGCGGCTGCGCGCTCACGCCGGGCTGGGTCGACATCCACAGCCACTACGACGGCCAGGCGACCTGGGACCCCATCCTCTCTCCGTCGGGCGAGCACGGCGTCACGACCGTCGTGATGGGCAACTGCGGCGTCGGCTTCGCGCCGGCCGCGCCCGACCGCCACGACTGGCTGATCCAGCTCATGGAGGGCGTCGAGGACATCCCCGGCACCGCACTCGCCGAGGGCATCCAGTGGGCGTGGGAGTCGTTCCCCGAGTACCTCGACGCGCTCGAGACGCACGAGCGCATCCTCGACGTCGCGACGCAGGTGCCGCACGGCGCGGTGCGCGCCTACGTGATGGGCGAGCGCGGCGCGCGCAACGAGCTCGCGACGAAGCGCGACATCGACGCGATGGCGGCGATCGTGCGCGAGGCGATCGAGGCCGGCGCGCTCGGCTTCTCGACCTCGCGCACGACCGGCCACCGCGCGCGCGACGGCGAGCCGGTGCCCGGCACGTTCGCCGCCGAGGAGGAGCTCTTCGCGATCGGCCACGAGATGCGCAAGCTCGGCAAGGGCCTGTTCGAGGCCGCGGCCGCGGGCGCGGGCGGCGAGGACGTCCCCGCGCGCACGAAGGAGGTCGAGATGTTCGTGCGGCTCTCGGCCGAGATCGGGCGGCCCGTGAGCTTCGCGCACCTGCAGGTCGACACCGCGCCCGACGACTACCTCCGCATCCTCGACGTCGCCGAGCGCGGGCGGGCCGTCGGCGCCGACGTGACGGGGCAGGTCGCGGGGCGCCCCTTCGGCATCCTCGCGGGCTTCCAGGTGTTCAGCCCCTACTCGATGCGGCCCGCCTATCAAGCGCTCGAGGCGCTGCCGTTCGAGGAGAAGCTCGCGCGGCTGCGCGAGCCGGCCGTGCGGCGCGCCATCCTCGCCGAGCGCCCCGCGCCGTCCGACCCGATCGCCGCGCAGTTCCAGAACTTCGCGAAGTACTTCGAGATCGGGAACCCGCCGAACTACGAGCCCGGCCCCGAGCTCACGATCGCCGCGCGCGCCGCGCGCGAAGGGCGCGACCCCGACGAGGTGATGTACGACGCGATGCTCGCCGACGACGGGCGCGCGCTGCTGCTGATGCCGCTCTACAACTACTCGCACGGGAGCTGCGACGCGATCTACGAGATGCTGCACCACCCGGCGTCGCGGCTCGGCCTGTCCGACGGCGGCGCGCACTGCGGGATGATCTGCGACGCGTCGATCCCGACGTTCCTGCTCACGCACTGGGTGCGCGACCGCGTGCGCGGGCCGCGCGTGCCGCTCGAGTGGGCCGTGAAGATCCAGACGAGCGAGACGGCCGCGCTCTACGGGCTGCTCGACCGCGGCACGATCGAGCCCGGCAAGCTCGCGGACCTGAACCTGATCGACCTCGACGCGCTCGCGCTCGAGCGCCCGTCGGTGGTGCACGACCTGCCGGCCGGCGGCCGTCGGCTGCTGCAGAACGCGCGCGGCTACGTGTTCACGATGAAGAGCGGTGCGATCGTGATGCGCGACGGCGTGCCGACGGGCGCGCGGCCCGGGAAGCTCGTGCGCGGCACGCGCCCGGCGCCCGCCGCGGCCTAG